A section of the Pristiophorus japonicus isolate sPriJap1 chromosome 4, sPriJap1.hap1, whole genome shotgun sequence genome encodes:
- the LOC139262685 gene encoding ferritin heavy chain-like encodes MEGVLNVKLGLLYKDCVVVTATNAVMDRCVCDRFVKKNKDGCSSASELPPDCEDAVNKQINMELYSSYVYLSMSFYFDRDDVALRHFAEFFKEQSHEREHAEKLMEFQNRRGGRIILADIKKPEQDEWSNGLELMQRALQMEKNVNQSLLDLHKHSIERTDPHLCDFLETHYLDEQVKMIKKLGDHITNLKRLGAPENGLGVYLFDKHMLGESD; translated from the exons atggagggtgttctcaATGTAAAGTTGGGACTTCtctacaaggactgtgtggtggtcactgctaccaatgctgtcatggacagatgtgtctgtgacag ATTTGTAAAAAAGAATAAAGATGGCTGCTCAAGTGCGTCAGAGCTACCACCagactgtgaggatgctgtcaacaagcagatcaacatggagctatATTCCTCCTAcgtttatctctctatg tccttctactttgaccgggatgatgttgccctgcgtcactttgctgagttcttcaaggagcagtcacatgaacgtgagcatgctgagaaactgatggaattccagaatcgccgtggaggacggatcatcttggCGGACATCAAG aaaccagagcaggatgagtggagcaatggtctggagctgatgcagagagctctgcagatggagaagaatgtgaaccagagtctgctggatctgcacaaacactCCATTGAGAGGAcagaccctcat ttgtgtgacttcttggagacccactacttggatgaacaagtgaagatgatcaagaagcttggagatcacatcaccaacctgaagagactgggagcccctgagaatggcctgggagtgtacctgtttgacaagcacatgctgggggagagtgactaa